The following coding sequences lie in one Myxococcus xanthus genomic window:
- a CDS encoding FHA domain-containing protein yields MVSVNQLRPFAGASLDAFRAASGPVALIQQPVELVGQHSRGLAARTVGMAHRAHMDERLLAMLRDFDNLEVHFLQPSVDGEELTVGRTEECDLVVPDPSVSQHHATMRWNAARGGFSVRDAESMNGTFINGAPLGYRAQVLLHDGDTLAFGDAQFLYLRAETVYEHLRLASPKKAP; encoded by the coding sequence ATGGTGTCCGTGAATCAGCTCCGCCCCTTCGCCGGTGCCTCGCTGGACGCGTTCCGGGCCGCGTCCGGCCCCGTGGCCCTCATCCAGCAGCCCGTGGAACTCGTCGGCCAGCACAGCCGGGGCCTGGCGGCACGCACCGTCGGCATGGCACACCGCGCGCACATGGACGAGCGGCTGCTCGCCATGCTCCGCGACTTCGACAACCTGGAGGTCCACTTCCTCCAGCCCTCCGTGGACGGCGAGGAGCTGACGGTCGGCCGCACCGAGGAGTGCGACCTGGTGGTGCCCGACCCGTCCGTCTCCCAGCATCACGCCACGATGCGCTGGAACGCCGCCCGCGGCGGCTTCTCCGTGCGTGACGCCGAGTCCATGAACGGCACCTTCATCAACGGTGCCCCCCTGGGCTACCGTGCCCAGGTGCTGCTCCACGACGGGGACACCCTGGCCTTCGGCGACGCCCAGTTCCTCTACCTTCGCGCCGAAACCGTCTACGAACACCTGCGCCTGGCCAGCCCGAAGAAGGCCCCCTGA
- a CDS encoding Y-family DNA polymerase, translated as MRRAYLHLTRFPAQRRVVESPELAGRPFALVEAVRGQRRVAFASTSALKAGVRPGMTLTAATALEPGLRHFDYRPEDELRALTALGEALLPLAPGFQLCAPDGLWLDAGAAHLCDSEEGLGTRMLSLCAELGYRAHVVVASEAFTSRAVARHGARRVEVVAPGDSARALAPLPLSALEGREGAAFSALGLTTLGEVAALPAGAVAARGGAAGARVHARCRGEDDTPFVPAALEEVLEERVVLDFPAESFEPLRFALKTLTDRLGARLSGRCRAAVRLTFTLKLDPSGQRQVTLTLARPTARAKLLHELARHRLEELRLENPVAEVSARVDEHSEDGGQQLALGDAPEGDAALEVVLSRLASTLGEASLFAAGLEAVHRPEAAHGTRAFRPPEARRGLSAELLEPGARRASVQAASRERPSRLLAEPACLDAEVAESGRLLAARMGGRRHRVTALTGPERLGGEWWSETPFQRDYYRVHFEGLGPAWVFRDGRDGRFYLQGLFD; from the coding sequence TCGCGCTGGTGGAGGCGGTGCGTGGCCAGCGCCGCGTGGCCTTCGCCTCCACCTCGGCGCTGAAGGCGGGGGTACGCCCGGGGATGACGCTGACGGCGGCCACCGCGCTGGAGCCAGGGCTGCGTCACTTCGACTATCGCCCGGAGGACGAGCTGCGCGCGCTGACGGCGCTGGGCGAGGCGCTGCTGCCACTGGCCCCGGGTTTCCAGCTCTGCGCACCGGATGGATTGTGGTTGGACGCGGGGGCCGCGCACCTGTGCGACAGCGAGGAAGGCCTGGGCACGCGGATGCTGTCGCTGTGCGCCGAGCTGGGTTACCGGGCGCACGTGGTGGTGGCCTCGGAGGCCTTCACCTCGCGCGCGGTGGCCCGGCATGGCGCGCGCCGGGTGGAGGTGGTGGCTCCGGGGGACAGTGCTCGGGCCCTGGCGCCGTTGCCGCTGTCCGCGTTGGAAGGCCGCGAGGGGGCGGCGTTCTCCGCGCTGGGCCTCACCACGCTGGGCGAGGTGGCGGCGCTGCCCGCGGGGGCCGTGGCGGCCCGGGGCGGCGCGGCTGGCGCACGGGTTCATGCGCGGTGCCGCGGAGAGGACGACACGCCCTTCGTCCCCGCGGCGCTGGAAGAGGTGTTGGAGGAGCGCGTGGTGCTGGACTTCCCGGCCGAGTCCTTCGAGCCGCTGCGCTTCGCGCTCAAGACGCTGACGGACCGGCTGGGGGCACGGTTGTCCGGGCGGTGCCGGGCGGCGGTGCGGCTCACCTTCACGCTGAAGTTGGACCCCTCGGGGCAACGGCAGGTGACGCTGACGCTGGCGCGGCCCACGGCGCGGGCGAAGCTGTTGCACGAGTTGGCGCGGCACCGGCTGGAGGAACTGCGGCTGGAGAACCCGGTGGCGGAGGTGTCCGCTCGGGTGGACGAGCACTCCGAGGACGGAGGACAGCAGCTCGCGCTGGGGGACGCGCCGGAGGGCGACGCGGCGCTGGAAGTCGTGCTGTCGCGGCTGGCGTCCACGTTGGGGGAGGCGTCGCTCTTCGCGGCGGGCCTGGAGGCGGTCCACCGGCCCGAGGCGGCCCATGGAACACGGGCCTTCCGGCCTCCGGAGGCGCGGCGGGGCCTGTCGGCGGAGCTGCTGGAGCCAGGAGCCCGGCGCGCCTCGGTGCAGGCGGCCTCACGGGAGCGTCCCTCCCGGTTACTGGCGGAGCCGGCGTGTCTGGACGCGGAAGTGGCGGAGTCCGGACGCTTGCTGGCCGCGCGCATGGGGGGCCGGCGGCACCGGGTGACGGCGCTCACGGGGCCGGAGCGGCTGGGCGGGGAGTGGTGGTCGGAGACGCCCTTTCAACGGGACTACTATCGGGTCCACTTCGAGGGGCTGGGCCCCGCCTGGGTGTTCCGCGACGGACGGGATGGACGTTTCTATCTCCAGGGACTGTTCGACTGA